A stretch of the Nothobranchius furzeri strain GRZ-AD chromosome 5, NfurGRZ-RIMD1, whole genome shotgun sequence genome encodes the following:
- the LOC107378503 gene encoding LOW QUALITY PROTEIN: perforin-1 (The sequence of the model RefSeq protein was modified relative to this genomic sequence to represent the inferred CDS: substituted 1 base at 1 genomic stop codon): MFLLTFSTCASLLLVFPPCTHQLCRYETSTQCEEAEFAPGSNLAGEGFDITKMERKGAFVLDMNKWKRKDKSCMLCINPYLDNKKQKLPLSVVDWRAKQSCSAKVSSKLYKSSEALVRSSSSSVENNWKLGLNFQTLKTGASLMLAGTNSKLADYSMEKTKSDKFSFASVSMSCEYYSYRVSGSPKLHQEFGKAAKRLPKVYSSETKQHFYKLIDTFGTHYITKVKLGGDVHSVTSIRQCQASLQGLSAEEVQMCLAVEASASFRATITTESKHCKKDIQKSDSKAAFSNLFNDRFTEIKGGHTTEPDLLFSADKSPSAYKEWLSTIPQNPDIVSYSLDSLHELLPADTKTRQNLRSAVTHYILEKGLWKNCSESCQTGVKSDSRDSCVCQCHNNPAVNSDCCPTRKGMARVIVKVXRAAGLWGDWFTSTDGFVKVFFNKIEHRTHVITNNNNPHWDMVIDLGDQDLSSVNKVKFEVWDQDSGWDDDLLGACEKVLTAGVKQDLCYLNRGQLFYKLEVTCAPSLSGDSCMDYKPSPMNQSLRKLYVSRHARPIPKAMLLEMGVFVNESWQNQSLPVKTQNKIQK; encoded by the exons ATGTTCTTGTTGACCTTTTCCACCTGTGCCAGCCTTTTGCTGGTCTTTCCACCGTGCACACATCAGTTGTGCAGATATGAGACATCCACACAGTGCGAGGAGGCTGAATTTGCTCCAGGTTCCAACTTGGCTGGTGAAGGTTTTGATATCACCAAAATGGAGCGTAAAGGAGCCTTTGTGCTTGACATGAATAAGTGGAAACGCAAGGATAAATCTTGCATGTTGTGCATCAACCCTTATCTGGACAACAAAAAGCAGAAGCTGCCCCTGTCCGTGGTGGACTGGAGGGCCAAACAATCCTGCAGCGCTAAGGTCTCCTCCAAACTTTACAAGTCCAGTGAGGCTCTGGTCAGATCCAGCTCCTCCTCTGTGGAAAACAACTGGAAATTAGGCTTAAATTTTCAGACTTTAAAAACAGGCGCCTCGCTGATGTTAGCTGGAACAAACTCTAAACTGGCTGACTACTCCATGGAGAAAACTAAGAGTGACAAGTTCAGCTTTGCAAGTGTCAGCATGTCCTGTGAGTATTACAG CTACCGAGTGTCCGGATCTCCCAAACTGCACCAAGAATTCGGTAAAGCTGCAAAGCGACTTCCTAAAGTTTACAGCTCAGAAACCAAACAACACTTTTACAAACTGATTGATACATTTGGCACCCATTACATCACCAAG GTGAAACTTGGAGGAGATGTTCACTCTGTCACCAGCATCCGGCAGTGTCAGGCCAGCCTGCAGGGGCTCAGCGCCGAGGAGGTGCAGATGTGCCTCGCTGTCGAGGCATCTGCGAGCTTCAGAGCCACGATAACAACCGAATCTAAACACTGCAAAAAGGACATACAGAAATCAGACAGTAAGGCAGCATTCTCCAACCTCTTCAATGACAG ATTCACAGAAATAAAGGGGGGCCACACCACAGAGCCAGACCTCCTCTTCTCTGCTGATAAAAGTCCATCAGCCTACAAGGAATGGCTCAGCACCATACCACAGAACCCTGATATAGTCTCATACTCCCTGGACTCTCTGCATGAACTACTGCCCGCTGACACAAAAACACGGCAGAATCTGCGCTCAGCCGTCACTCATTACATCCTGGAGAAAGGCCTGTGGAAGAACTGCAGTGAGTCTTGTCAGACTGGAGTTAAGAGCGACTCGAGGGACTCCTGCGTCTGTCAGTGCCACAACAATCCTGCTGTGAACTCAGACTGCTGCCCGACTCGTAAGGGCATGGCTCGGGTCATCGTCAAAGTGTAGCGAGCCGCTGGTCTGTGGGGTGACTGGTTCACATCCACAGATGGCTTCGTGAAGGTGTTTTTCAACAAGATTGAACACCGCACCCATGTcattaccaacaacaacaacccacACTGGGACATGGTGATCGACCTGGGTGACCAGGATCTGTCCTCAGTAAATAAAGTCAAATTTGAAGTTTGGGATCAAGACAGCGGCTGGGATGACGACCTGCTCGGAGCGTGTGAGAAGGTTTTAACTGCAGGAGTCAAACAGGATCTCTGTTATCTCAATCGTGGTCAGCTGTTCTACAAATTGGAGGTGACGTGCGCTCCGAGTCTGAGTGGTGACTCGTGCATGGACTATAAGCCATCGCCAATGAATCAAAGTCTGAGGAAGCTGTACGTGTCCCGTCACGCCCGTCCTATTCCAAAGGCCATGCTGCTGGAGATGGGTGTGTTTGTGAACGAGTCTTGGCAGAACCAGAGTCTTCCTGTTAAAACACAAAACAAGATACAAAAATAG